Genomic window (Oncorhynchus masou masou isolate Uvic2021 chromosome 9, UVic_Omas_1.1, whole genome shotgun sequence):
AAGGTGAATGTCTACATGGAGAATAACTATATAGATGAATGTAGAataactacactcttagaaaaaatggttccaaaagggtttttcagctgtccccataagataacccttttgggttccatgtagaaccctctttagaaagggttctacgtggaaccaaaGGGTTCTTACCTGCAACCAAAAAGTGTTTTTcatagggttctcctatggggacagccgaagaacccttttaggttctagataacacATCCTTTTCTAAGAGTGTCGACAGTGAAAGTGAATACATTAGATTGCCCAACATAGACTTTTCAGCTATTTTAGAAGTGCATTTTACTGCACTGCAAAGTCTGATTAAATGGCACATTAATGGTTACAGGCTAGCTAGTTATGCTAATGTGCGAATTGAACTCATTAACTTTCTCCCCTCCAATCAGATCCTGCTGGTGGACAGTGACCCTGCCCACTTTGCCTCCAAGTTGGTAGACCACTTCCTCCCCCTGCCAGACCTCCCCGACCATCGGCGTGACGACCAGCACTGCTCCCGcatctgtgattggctgttgtCCTCCAGCCTCCACCCTGACGGCTGCGTGTGCTTCTGGGACGAATGCGTGGTGCTGACATCGCTGGTCTGTGATAGGCTGGGGCTCAGGGGCCCTCCCCCTGAGGCCATCCGCATTGCGAAGGAGAAGAGCCGCACCCACAGGCACCTCCTGGGCCTACTGAAGTCTACGGGGACTAACCTGATCAGTGTTGAGCAGCCCTCCGGTCAGCCAGATAGCCTGGTTGAGtttggagaggatgagaggagaggtcgACAGCAGAATGGCATGGTCAACATGGAAGGAAATAGCCTGAGAGCTATGGCTGATTTCGACAGGGGGGATCTCTTCAATGAGGCAATGGGCAAACACGACACTACCGCCCCTACCTCTTCCTCCCCgtcactctcctcttcctcctcacattCCTTTGGCACTTTCCGtccctccgctcctctcctctctccctccccttcctcctatgcTGTTCCCTGTATCCACGTGGAGAGCACCTTGGATCTGGAGAAGGCAGccagtgggggggagggggggcctGGTGGGGCCAGTGTGGGGGTGGTGAGGTTCCCAGCGGTGATGAAGCTGGAGTACGGCGCGGGGGCGGTGGGCGTGAGGAAGGTATGCTCTCTAGAGGAAAGTCTGGCACACTTTGAGAGGATTGGCGGGGACCTCCGCGAGGAGACAGACTACCCTGGCATCGGCCTGGGCTGGGGCAACGCCATGATCCTCATGGAGTACGTGGGAGGCACCGAGCACGACGTGGACGTGGTCCTGTTCGAGGGGAGACTGGAGGGCGCCTTTGTGTCCGACAACGGCCCCACGCGCACCCCGGCCTTCACCGAGACGGCCGCCCAGATGCCCTCAGGGCTGGCACAGGACAAGCGTGCTCAGCTGATCCGCGCAGCACACCACGCATGCCTGGGCTGTGGCCTGCGAGATGGCGTGTTCAACGTGGAGCTGAAGATGACAGAAGTGGGCCCGAGGCTCATAGAGATCAACGCCCGCATGGGCGGCTTCTACCTGTGTGACTGGATCCGCCAGCTGTATGGCGTGGACCTCCTGATGGCGGCCTTCATGGTGTCCTGTGGGGTGCGTCCCTGCCTGCCCTCGGCCACAGCCCTCCCAGCCAGAGGCCACTTTGctggggtgatggtggtggtgtcaCGGCACCTCCATGCCCTGAGGACCACAGCCAGCCCTGAGCGCCTGAGAGGGCTCCACCAGGAGGGGGCGTTGTGGCTGAACGAGCTGGCGGAGGAGGATGAACTGATCTCTGGTGAGTACGAGGAGCCCTTCTGTAATGTCGGGGTGAGAGATGCCCACAATGCCACCAACGCTCGCCAGCGCCTCCTCGCCCTCTGTCAAGGGCTGGGCCTGCACTGTCCTCCACGCTACGACCTGGGCTACTTCCTGTCCCATTTCAACTAGACAGGAACTCAGGGGGGAGAAGCAGGGTTTGTTCAGGAGGGTGCCACATTTACATTTGAATCACAGATCAAAATAATACAAAGAGCTGAAACGATTCCTTACTTATAATTATATAAATTATATTCCTGCCTGAATGTTTGTTCATTACATTGGACCCTTCTGAATAGAACCCATGTTTAGCAAGGTTGTGCTGTGTGCAGGGGTTAGTTTAGTTAGCTTAAAAGGTACATCACAGGATGAACAAACACTTCTCATATCAAAACATAATATGTTATCTCAAAATTGCAAATTCAGGGACTAATCATTCAGGTAGCAGAACCTTTCCATTTTTAGCACTTATATTTTGGGGACCATCTCAGGAATAAAATACAAGTTTCGAAAAGATATCTTCATCAGTGATTGGGTAGAATAGGATATGGGTGTCTATCTATCTTGAATTTAACATTCAAATATGGAAAAACTTATGGAAAAGCTTCTACTTTTCAGTTTATTGACAAGTCATAAAATAAATAGAGGCCCTTTGTCCAATTATTGAATTG
Coding sequences:
- the LOC135545750 gene encoding carnosine synthase 1-like, with translation MLSLSSLPSTVVPSLPSSPGGCATGGPRAQSSRQEAALFQTLQEALREIDLPETQDLPQGMSHSEMCICVLGSPLPYLSLLLEAGQRSPGDALLCLCPSWLSRSSSLLVHKAVTFDLGGRTFLSNFNPPRRVTYFLSSDPWAKEEMTRETDCPSGGSGALGQFWGNVLTTRVLLQKAKIHCPPTLALLLPPEQMRLEEGRTGGVEVVHLEMGAEEGMNSVRNKVDTFLESENMRGSERVVLRCSGGRFVGEATSPPVYLSRNSRDEVWAKVSYLLPQLLPGEAVLLEAYCSPLKPGPRVEDRTWEQYTDCRPQVPDLSFRLCAIVTRSPLDLPLLYKLVCRVGVSDDPLSHSHSLSQSLETTLLECGFTDPTMAKSLCRLALDTALSCLCVVMETESSMSAEQRGGAGAQTDMIGVDLLFTMDGSIIRPVILGLHPSLCLHSSFQERGMGMEGCNSGIEGWSRGTLLLTPLTRSQYYLMQGKTVLVVGAGGHSKKFIWKTAKQYKLKILLVDSDPAHFASKLVDHFLPLPDLPDHRRDDQHCSRICDWLLSSSLHPDGCVCFWDECVVLTSLVCDRLGLRGPPPEAIRIAKEKSRTHRHLLGLLKSTGTNLISVEQPSGQPDSLVEFGEDERRGRQQNGMVNMEGNSLRAMADFDRGDLFNEAMGKHDTTAPTSSSPSLSSSSSHSFGTFRPSAPLLSPSPSSYAVPCIHVESTLDLEKAASGGEGGPGGASVGVVRFPAVMKLEYGAGAVGVRKVCSLEESLAHFERIGGDLREETDYPGIGLGWGNAMILMEYVGGTEHDVDVVLFEGRLEGAFVSDNGPTRTPAFTETAAQMPSGLAQDKRAQLIRAAHHACLGCGLRDGVFNVELKMTEVGPRLIEINARMGGFYLCDWIRQLYGVDLLMAAFMVSCGVRPCLPSATALPARGHFAGVMVVVSRHLHALRTTASPERLRGLHQEGALWLNELAEEDELISGEYEEPFCNVGVRDAHNATNARQRLLALCQGLGLHCPPRYDLGYFLSHFN